The following are encoded together in the Aerococcus mictus genome:
- the mfd gene encoding transcription-repair coupling factor, translating to MNLENYLNEKIIDSKLENTLRTGQSVLYLGLQAASKAYMIAEIQASHPDKKTVVLTNNLLQAERFYEDLQTFNPEADLHLYSSPESVAEDLAIQSPEALGDRLATLDWLLDEDSSGILISPIFGLKRPLTPVAEWKHLVKSIQRGQELAVDQLKADLLLLGYERVEAVLRPGEMSVRGDIVDLFPLTSSQPLRLSLAFDEVERITTFDVNSQKSQEDLEAVTILPAKDLLFSPDRLKAGVTHLEKVAQEKVEKLQDEAIKKQVQAIFQDEIQAWSAGERTERTHYFSQILYPDSCSLLDYVGEGQTLVMDDMTRLIELSQEIDQRAALYLQGKVEAGHLPPIDQIYLDSHDQVMAYSGRKFYLAQWQKGYGNMRFDGLYQFQTRTVTPFYHNKEAIKLEFEAWLRMGRSLLIFIEEEDKARDLEKDLKAMDFQAVLTQADQIIPEAINIIAGQLSGGIEFVDSQVVLLAQSDLFDQAKRRRRKNTNNLSNAERLKSYQELNPGDYVVHVNHGIGQFVGVETIEVAGNHKDYLSIVYADNASIHVPIDQIDLVQKYVSAEGKSPKLNKMGGTEWQKTKQRVSKKIEDIADDLVDLYAERETRKGYAFSPDNEDQAAFEDEFPYPETDDQLRSIQEIKADMEKEKPMDRLLVGDVGFGKTEVAMRAAFKAMLDGKQVAFLVPTTVLAQQHYETMLERFKDYPFTIDLLSRFRSPAEQKHVIKGLKEGSVQLVIGTHRLLSKDIKFLDLGLLVVDEEQRFGVKAKERLKALRKNVDVLTLTATPIPRTLNMSMMGVRDLSVIETPPANRFPVQTYVMEQNYGAIRDAIERELARNGQVFYLFNNVQNIQEKANFIEELVPQARVAIAHGQMHANQLEEVLMDFLAGDDDVLVTTTIIETGIDMPNVNTLLVEDADRMGLSTLYQLRGRVGRSNRVAYAYFMYRPDKALNEASEKRLTALKDFTELGAGFKIAMRDLSIRGAGNLLGQEQHGFVNSVGYDLFQQMLDEAIRKKQGKAAKRPQSPTEIELHIDAYIPSEYIQDENQKVEIYKRINLLEDVDAMWDLDDELLDRFGEPPVEVQWLLAVGAMKSYATAIGVEKITRKGKAIELVFTKQQDPSQLTPLIFQALEDIPMKLQIKMANDQLVMQLNTKDLSTDQWLDYLLQFLTQLSKDLKADSDQAEGED from the coding sequence ATGAACTTAGAAAATTATCTCAATGAGAAAATTATTGACAGCAAGCTAGAAAACACCTTGAGGACGGGGCAGAGTGTTCTTTACCTGGGTTTACAGGCGGCTAGTAAGGCCTACATGATTGCTGAAATTCAAGCCAGCCATCCCGATAAAAAGACCGTGGTCTTGACCAATAACCTCTTGCAGGCGGAGCGTTTTTATGAAGACCTGCAAACTTTCAATCCAGAAGCTGATCTCCACCTCTATTCCAGTCCAGAAAGTGTGGCTGAAGACTTAGCCATTCAAAGCCCGGAAGCCCTGGGGGACCGCTTGGCGACCTTAGACTGGTTACTTGATGAAGACAGTAGCGGAATCTTAATTAGCCCTATCTTTGGCTTAAAGCGCCCCCTGACGCCTGTGGCTGAGTGGAAACACCTAGTAAAAAGCATCCAACGGGGCCAAGAACTCGCCGTTGACCAGCTGAAAGCAGATCTTTTGCTTTTAGGTTATGAACGGGTAGAGGCTGTTTTACGACCTGGTGAAATGAGTGTCCGTGGGGATATTGTTGACCTCTTTCCCCTAACCAGTTCCCAGCCCTTGCGACTGTCTTTAGCTTTCGATGAAGTAGAGCGCATTACGACTTTTGACGTTAACAGCCAAAAGAGCCAAGAGGACTTAGAAGCAGTCACCATCTTACCGGCTAAGGACCTCTTGTTTAGCCCTGACCGCCTAAAAGCTGGCGTAACTCATTTAGAAAAAGTGGCCCAAGAGAAAGTTGAAAAGCTCCAAGATGAAGCCATCAAAAAACAAGTCCAAGCCATCTTCCAGGATGAAATCCAAGCTTGGTCAGCTGGGGAAAGGACCGAACGGACCCATTATTTTAGTCAGATCCTCTATCCAGACTCCTGCAGCCTCCTCGATTATGTGGGGGAGGGGCAGACCCTAGTGATGGATGATATGACCCGGCTGATTGAATTGTCCCAAGAAATTGACCAGCGCGCCGCCCTTTATCTTCAAGGTAAGGTGGAGGCTGGCCACTTGCCTCCAATTGACCAGATCTATTTAGATAGTCACGACCAAGTGATGGCTTATTCGGGGCGGAAGTTTTACCTGGCCCAGTGGCAGAAGGGTTACGGCAATATGCGCTTTGACGGCCTCTACCAATTCCAAACTCGGACGGTGACGCCTTTTTACCATAATAAAGAAGCCATTAAGCTGGAATTTGAAGCCTGGCTGAGAATGGGCCGGTCTTTACTGATTTTTATCGAAGAAGAAGACAAGGCCCGCGACTTAGAAAAAGACCTCAAGGCAATGGACTTTCAGGCGGTCTTGACCCAGGCAGATCAGATTATCCCTGAAGCCATTAATATTATTGCTGGCCAGCTGTCGGGTGGAATTGAATTTGTGGACAGCCAAGTGGTTCTCTTAGCTCAAAGTGACCTCTTTGACCAGGCTAAGCGCCGCCGTCGTAAAAATACCAATAACCTCTCCAATGCTGAGCGCTTGAAGAGCTACCAAGAGTTAAACCCCGGCGACTATGTGGTCCATGTAAACCACGGGATTGGTCAGTTCGTTGGGGTAGAGACTATCGAGGTAGCGGGTAACCACAAGGACTATCTCAGTATCGTCTATGCCGATAATGCCTCTATTCACGTCCCCATTGACCAAATTGACTTGGTGCAAAAATATGTCTCGGCGGAAGGCAAGAGCCCTAAACTCAACAAAATGGGCGGAACCGAATGGCAAAAGACCAAGCAAAGGGTCAGCAAAAAAATCGAAGATATTGCTGATGACTTGGTGGACTTGTATGCAGAAAGGGAGACCAGAAAGGGCTACGCCTTTAGTCCTGACAACGAAGACCAAGCTGCCTTTGAAGACGAATTCCCTTATCCTGAAACCGATGACCAGCTCCGCTCAATCCAGGAAATTAAAGCTGACATGGAAAAAGAAAAGCCCATGGATCGTCTCCTCGTCGGGGACGTGGGCTTTGGGAAGACTGAAGTTGCCATGCGGGCCGCCTTCAAGGCTATGCTTGACGGTAAGCAAGTCGCCTTCCTGGTGCCGACGACTGTCTTAGCCCAGCAACACTACGAAACCATGCTAGAGCGCTTTAAGGACTATCCCTTTACTATTGACTTATTGAGTCGTTTCCGGAGCCCGGCCGAACAAAAGCATGTCATTAAGGGTTTAAAAGAGGGCAGTGTTCAACTTGTGATTGGTACCCATCGACTCCTATCCAAGGATATTAAGTTCTTAGATCTCGGTTTATTGGTTGTTGATGAGGAACAACGCTTTGGCGTCAAGGCCAAGGAGAGGTTAAAGGCCTTACGGAAAAATGTCGATGTCCTTACCCTAACGGCAACGCCGATCCCTCGTACCTTGAACATGTCCATGATGGGGGTTAGGGACTTGAGTGTGATTGAAACCCCACCAGCTAACCGTTTTCCGGTACAGACCTATGTCATGGAACAAAATTATGGAGCGATCCGGGATGCCATTGAACGTGAATTAGCTCGCAATGGTCAAGTCTTTTACCTCTTTAATAATGTGCAAAATATCCAAGAAAAGGCCAACTTTATTGAGGAATTAGTCCCCCAAGCCCGGGTAGCCATTGCCCATGGCCAGATGCATGCGAATCAATTAGAGGAAGTCTTAATGGACTTCCTGGCTGGAGATGACGACGTCTTAGTCACTACCACCATTATTGAAACGGGGATTGATATGCCAAATGTCAATACCCTCTTAGTGGAGGATGCTGACCGGATGGGCTTATCGACCCTCTATCAATTACGGGGTCGGGTAGGCCGGTCCAACCGGGTAGCCTATGCTTACTTTATGTACCGGCCTGACAAGGCCCTCAATGAGGCCAGCGAAAAACGGCTGACCGCCCTCAAAGACTTTACTGAATTAGGGGCAGGGTTCAAAATCGCCATGCGCGACCTCTCCATTCGTGGAGCCGGCAACCTCTTGGGACAAGAACAGCACGGTTTTGTCAATTCCGTGGGTTATGACCTCTTTCAACAGATGCTGGATGAAGCCATCCGTAAGAAACAAGGCAAGGCAGCCAAGCGGCCTCAGTCACCGACAGAAATTGAATTGCACATTGATGCCTATATTCCTTCAGAATATATCCAGGATGAAAATCAAAAGGTGGAAATCTACAAACGCATCAACCTGTTAGAGGATGTTGATGCCATGTGGGACTTGGATGACGAATTATTGGACCGCTTTGGTGAGCCTCCGGTAGAAGTCCAATGGCTCTTAGCAGTCGGGGCGATGAAGTCCTATGCGACTGCAATAGGGGTAGAGAAAATCACGCGTAAGGGGAAGGCGATTGAGCTGGTCTTTACCAAGCAACAAGACCCTAGCCAATTGACTCCGCTCATTTTCCAAGCCTTAGAAGATATCCCCATGAAACTACAAATCAAAATGGCTAATGACCAATTAGTCATGCAGTTAAACACTAAAGACCTCTCAACTGATCAGTGGTTAGACTATCTTCTCCAATTCTTAACCCAGCTCAGTAAGGATTTAAAGGCGGATTCTGACCAAGCGGAAGGGGAGGACTAG
- the pth gene encoding aminoacyl-tRNA hydrolase, with protein MKLVVGLGNPGKEYEGTRHNIGFIVLNEWAYRHHESFDRSAFNGVYFKRRVANDQVIFVKPTTFMNLSGQCVSGFMNYYHIDLEDLLVVYDDMDMEPGRLRLRKKGSAGGHNGMKDIIKMLNSKDIQRIKLGVGHPKGKGSVVNHVLGKFSKEDQGKMLESSQAAADAISYWLEGNSFENTMNRFNN; from the coding sequence ATGAAGTTAGTGGTTGGATTAGGAAATCCAGGAAAAGAATACGAAGGGACCCGCCATAATATTGGTTTTATTGTCCTTAATGAATGGGCCTACCGCCACCATGAAAGCTTTGATCGTTCCGCTTTCAATGGGGTCTATTTTAAACGCCGGGTGGCTAATGACCAGGTGATCTTTGTCAAACCCACTACTTTTATGAATCTATCCGGTCAATGTGTATCTGGCTTTATGAATTATTACCACATCGACTTAGAAGACCTCTTGGTGGTCTATGATGATATGGACATGGAGCCTGGGCGTCTCCGCCTACGGAAAAAGGGCAGTGCTGGCGGCCATAACGGAATGAAAGATATCATTAAAATGCTTAATTCTAAAGACATTCAACGGATCAAATTAGGCGTTGGTCACCCCAAAGGCAAGGGGTCGGTGGTCAACCATGTCCTAGGAAAATTCTCAAAGGAAGACCAAGGCAAGATGTTAGAAAGCAGCCAAGCGGCAGCCGATGCCATTTCTTACTGGTTAGAGGGTAATAGCTTTGAAAACACTATGAATCGTTTCAATAACTAA
- a CDS encoding ribose-phosphate diphosphokinase, with amino-acid sequence MSEHEDKNFKLFSLNSNKPLAQKVADCLGIELGKINVNHFSDGEIHINIEESIRGDNIYILQSTSAPVNENLMELMIMIDACRRASADQINVVIPYFGYARQDRKAKPREPITSKLVANMIEDAGATRVLALDLHASQIQGFFDIPVDHLMGAPLLANYFLDKDLYQGKDIVVVSPDHGGVTRARKLAEFLDAPIAIIDKRRPRANVAEVMNIVGEVKGKDCIIIDDMIDTAGTITAASNALEEAGAVSVTVCCTHPVLSGPAIERLENANIDEIVVTDSINLPEEKKIDKITTVSVSELIAEAIYRIQNNKSVSPLFREQFKGMEAKD; translated from the coding sequence ATGTCAGAACATGAAGATAAAAACTTTAAGCTTTTCTCATTAAATTCTAACAAACCCTTGGCACAGAAGGTTGCTGATTGTTTGGGAATTGAATTGGGAAAAATAAATGTTAACCACTTTAGTGATGGGGAAATTCACATTAACATTGAAGAATCCATTCGTGGGGATAATATTTATATTTTGCAATCGACTTCTGCACCAGTCAATGAGAACTTAATGGAACTAATGATTATGATCGATGCCTGCCGCCGGGCCAGCGCTGATCAAATCAATGTGGTGATTCCTTACTTTGGTTATGCCCGCCAAGACCGTAAGGCTAAGCCACGTGAACCGATTACATCCAAATTGGTCGCTAATATGATTGAAGATGCTGGCGCTACCCGAGTGCTCGCTCTCGACCTACACGCCAGCCAAATTCAAGGTTTCTTTGATATTCCGGTGGACCACCTCATGGGAGCTCCGTTATTGGCTAATTACTTCCTTGATAAGGATCTTTATCAAGGCAAAGACATTGTCGTTGTCTCTCCTGACCATGGCGGGGTGACCCGGGCTAGAAAATTGGCGGAATTCTTGGATGCGCCAATTGCTATTATCGACAAACGTCGCCCACGTGCTAACGTTGCCGAAGTCATGAATATTGTTGGTGAGGTCAAAGGCAAAGACTGTATCATTATCGATGACATGATCGACACCGCCGGCACCATTACCGCTGCTTCTAATGCCCTAGAAGAAGCAGGCGCTGTTTCGGTGACTGTCTGCTGTACCCACCCCGTCTTATCTGGTCCAGCCATTGAACGTCTAGAAAACGCTAATATTGATGAAATTGTGGTAACCGACTCAATCAACCTCCCTGAGGAAAAGAAAATTGATAAGATCACGACAGTATCTGTTTCTGAACTGATTGCTGAAGCCATCTATCGGATTCAAAATAACAAATCAGTGAGTCCGCTATTCCGCGAACAATTCAAGGGAATGGAAGCCAAAGATTAG
- the glmU gene encoding bifunctional UDP-N-acetylglucosamine diphosphorylase/glucosamine-1-phosphate N-acetyltransferase GlmU: MDRYAIILAAGKGTRMKSNKYKVLHEVANKPMVAHVLDNVKAAGFNEVITIVGFGAEEVEKVLAGQSQFCLQEEQLGTGHAVLQAEDLLADKAGSTLVICGDTPLITQATLEDLLDVHEAEGAKASILTAKAENPSGYGRIIRKQDGSVAKIVEEKDAKPEEKAVKEINTGTYVFDNQALFEALHQVGNDNAQGEYYLPDVIEILRSQGERISAYQMADFGESLGVNDRQALAQANQLYYQRNNRYWMDNGVTILDPQTTKIDAEVSLGQDTIIEGQVNLLGQTCIGKNCHILGNSQIVDSQIGDEVTVDSSKIESSQVGSHTSIGPMAHLRPQSVLGEYVHIGNFVEIKNASLGDHTKAGHLTYVGDADLGSYINLSCGVIFCNYDGYSKHRSQVGDYSFIGSNANIVAPVSLADHSFVAAGSTITEDVPKEALAIARSRQSNKENYWHKLPISKNKPES; this comes from the coding sequence ATGGATCGTTATGCGATTATCCTTGCTGCTGGTAAGGGAACCCGGATGAAATCAAATAAGTATAAGGTATTACATGAGGTCGCTAATAAGCCCATGGTGGCTCACGTCTTAGACAATGTTAAGGCAGCCGGCTTTAATGAGGTCATTACCATTGTCGGTTTCGGGGCCGAAGAGGTCGAAAAAGTCTTAGCAGGGCAAAGTCAATTCTGCCTCCAAGAAGAACAATTAGGGACCGGTCATGCGGTTTTACAAGCGGAAGATTTACTGGCTGATAAGGCAGGCTCTACCCTAGTGATTTGTGGAGACACGCCCCTAATCACCCAGGCTACCCTGGAAGATTTACTCGATGTCCATGAAGCTGAAGGGGCTAAGGCCAGCATCTTAACCGCTAAGGCCGAAAACCCTAGTGGCTACGGTCGGATTATCCGTAAGCAAGACGGGTCGGTGGCGAAAATTGTTGAAGAAAAGGATGCCAAGCCAGAAGAAAAGGCAGTTAAGGAAATCAACACCGGAACCTATGTCTTTGATAACCAGGCCCTTTTTGAAGCCCTCCACCAAGTGGGCAATGATAATGCCCAAGGGGAATATTACCTTCCGGATGTGATTGAAATCTTACGCAGTCAGGGAGAACGGATTTCAGCCTACCAAATGGCTGACTTTGGCGAATCATTGGGGGTTAATGACCGCCAAGCCCTGGCCCAAGCCAACCAGCTCTACTATCAAAGAAACAACCGCTACTGGATGGATAATGGGGTGACGATCTTAGATCCTCAAACAACCAAAATCGATGCGGAAGTCTCCCTTGGTCAAGACACCATTATTGAAGGTCAGGTCAATCTCTTAGGACAGACCTGTATCGGCAAGAACTGCCATATTCTAGGTAACAGTCAGATCGTGGATAGCCAAATTGGCGATGAAGTGACGGTGGATTCTTCTAAAATTGAAAGTAGTCAAGTCGGCTCTCATACCTCGATTGGTCCCATGGCCCATCTCAGACCCCAATCGGTCTTGGGAGAATACGTTCATATTGGTAACTTCGTTGAAATTAAAAATGCTAGCCTCGGGGACCACACCAAGGCCGGCCACTTAACCTATGTAGGCGACGCTGACTTGGGCAGCTATATTAACCTCAGTTGCGGGGTGATCTTCTGTAACTATGATGGTTATAGCAAGCACCGTAGTCAGGTGGGCGACTATAGCTTTATCGGTTCGAATGCCAATATTGTTGCCCCGGTTAGCCTGGCTGATCATAGTTTTGTAGCTGCGGGATCAACCATTACTGAAGACGTTCCTAAGGAGGCCCTGGCCATTGCCCGGTCACGGCAAAGTAATAAAGAAAATTATTGGCATAAATTACCTATTTCTAAAAATAAGCCGGAAAGTTAA
- a CDS encoding DEAD/DEAH box helicase, producing MKAEQDSLVASHLAQPLKSEWEAQGFDQPTPIQAAAWPRILKGDNLLALSATGTGKTLAYLLASFNQVQAQAGLQLIILAPSQELASQIASVARPWAQSLDLKLQLVIGGANIKRQIDQLKAKPEIVVASPGRINELIEQRKLKVHQVKYLVCDEVDDLLKADSLPLFTDLIKRLPKYRQNIAFGATITQDSLTKAKELLAIDQVIDLRQDLSSQANLHHGYLLTPVRKRVDRLRSLAQLADFRALVFVRTKADVDLLEEKLSYHGLPVASLHAEMSGQDRQRVIQAFNRGQLVYLFTTDLASRGLDIPDLACVIQYDLAKDQATYVHRSGRTGRMGQKGLVLTFCNNDRTLRELKQVLPEGTELEEYYLYQGQLVKAASQPQPAGHDQANRRAKKPQSFKRAAPSADQSAGKGKKKKNRKRQQKNKGARRKKAKKN from the coding sequence TTGAAAGCAGAGCAAGACAGTTTAGTTGCTAGTCACTTAGCCCAGCCCCTTAAGTCAGAGTGGGAAGCACAAGGCTTTGACCAGCCCACCCCTATCCAAGCCGCTGCCTGGCCCCGTATTTTAAAGGGGGACAATCTTTTAGCCTTATCGGCAACGGGGACCGGGAAGACCTTAGCTTATCTTTTAGCCAGCTTCAATCAAGTCCAAGCCCAGGCAGGTTTGCAGTTAATTATCCTGGCCCCTTCCCAGGAATTAGCCAGTCAAATTGCTAGTGTGGCTCGCCCTTGGGCCCAGTCGCTTGACCTAAAACTCCAGCTAGTCATTGGTGGAGCTAACATCAAGCGCCAGATTGACCAATTGAAGGCCAAGCCGGAAATCGTAGTGGCTAGTCCAGGGCGGATTAATGAACTGATTGAACAACGGAAATTAAAAGTCCACCAAGTGAAATATTTGGTCTGTGATGAAGTCGATGACTTGCTAAAAGCTGACAGCCTTCCTCTATTCACAGATTTAATCAAACGCCTCCCCAAATACCGGCAAAATATCGCCTTTGGAGCTACCATCACCCAAGACAGCTTGACCAAGGCAAAAGAATTACTAGCCATTGACCAGGTCATTGACCTTAGACAGGACCTATCCAGCCAGGCCAATCTCCACCATGGCTATCTACTAACTCCAGTCCGCAAACGGGTGGACCGCCTGCGCAGTCTGGCCCAATTGGCCGACTTTAGGGCCTTGGTCTTTGTCCGTACTAAGGCTGATGTCGATTTACTGGAAGAAAAGTTAAGCTACCATGGGTTACCCGTGGCGTCCTTGCATGCGGAAATGAGTGGCCAAGACCGGCAAAGGGTCATCCAAGCCTTTAACCGGGGGCAGTTGGTTTATTTATTCACGACCGACTTGGCTAGCCGGGGCTTGGATATTCCTGATTTAGCCTGTGTGATCCAATATGACCTGGCCAAAGATCAGGCTACCTATGTCCACCGCAGTGGCCGGACTGGGCGGATGGGGCAGAAAGGTTTGGTTTTGACTTTCTGCAATAACGACCGCACCCTGAGAGAACTCAAACAAGTCCTACCAGAAGGAACTGAACTGGAGGAGTACTATCTCTATCAAGGCCAGCTGGTCAAAGCTGCTAGCCAGCCCCAACCAGCAGGCCATGACCAGGCAAACAGAAGGGCCAAAAAGCCCCAGTCTTTTAAGCGGGCGGCGCCTTCGGCTGATCAATCGGCAGGCAAAGGGAAGAAAAAGAAAAATCGAAAACGCCAGCAAAAGAACAAGGGTGCCCGGCGTAAAAAAGCAAAAAAGAATTGA
- a CDS encoding metallophosphoesterase, with product MSQKNQFLKKGLQSAAVIGGSLAYLYFQNYQLGKTHYLVESPRYAGGLEGVKIAHLSDLNFPDQRVKVLDILTAVKEEEVDLVAITGNLIHPEKAFDRQELAVFIKQLANLAPVFYVSGSNEVKSPYSHLMEELLRQAGVRVLHDQAETITLHGQDLVVMGLAEKPGRHFLKGDALRYLPLEADQLALPKILLAHHPEAFLRYHESIEKSPDLVLAGHAQGGQIRIPGLGGLYASDQGHLPQYTEGVFRLPGDQYKCLVISRGIGAPKWHVRFNNQAELVVVQLTASKEAFLERKLAETDREIAAYGGLSWKQAKAILKNEVDEELAAQTAQADLVPAQSAREAETLAITGPDQGQSTKYLSIKEESDEV from the coding sequence ATGAGTCAAAAGAATCAATTCTTGAAGAAGGGCTTGCAATCTGCTGCCGTCATTGGGGGCAGTCTAGCCTATCTTTATTTTCAAAATTATCAACTGGGAAAAACCCATTACTTAGTCGAAAGCCCTCGTTATGCTGGCGGTTTGGAAGGGGTAAAAATTGCCCACTTGTCCGACCTTAATTTCCCTGACCAAAGGGTTAAGGTCCTCGATATCTTGACGGCCGTTAAAGAGGAAGAGGTCGACCTGGTTGCCATTACCGGTAACCTCATTCATCCGGAAAAGGCCTTTGACCGCCAAGAATTGGCTGTTTTTATCAAGCAATTAGCCAACCTGGCACCAGTATTCTATGTCAGCGGCTCCAATGAAGTGAAGAGCCCTTATAGCCATTTAATGGAAGAGCTCTTAAGACAAGCAGGGGTCAGGGTCTTACATGACCAAGCGGAAACCATCACGCTTCATGGTCAAGACCTGGTCGTTATGGGCCTAGCGGAAAAACCAGGCCGGCACTTCTTAAAAGGGGACGCCTTACGCTATCTCCCCCTTGAAGCAGATCAATTAGCCCTACCTAAGATCTTACTAGCCCACCATCCTGAAGCCTTCTTACGCTACCATGAATCGATCGAAAAATCGCCCGACTTGGTCCTAGCAGGCCATGCCCAAGGTGGACAGATTCGGATACCGGGACTAGGAGGCCTTTACGCTTCTGACCAAGGCCACTTGCCCCAATATACCGAAGGGGTTTTCCGCCTCCCTGGTGACCAATACAAGTGCCTAGTGATTTCACGGGGGATTGGGGCGCCTAAGTGGCATGTTCGTTTCAATAACCAAGCGGAACTGGTTGTGGTGCAATTAACCGCTTCTAAAGAAGCTTTCTTGGAACGGAAATTGGCGGAAACCGACCGCGAAATTGCCGCTTATGGGGGCTTGTCCTGGAAGCAAGCCAAGGCCATCCTCAAAAATGAAGTCGATGAAGAATTAGCTGCCCAAACCGCACAGGCTGACCTCGTCCCAGCCCAGTCAGCAAGAGAGGCTGAGACTCTAGCCATTACTGGTCCTGACCAAGGCCAATCCACCAAGTATTTAAGTATTAAAGAAGAGAGCGATGAGGTTTAA
- the uvrC gene encoding excinuclease ABC subunit UvrC: MANQLIENKLKLVPKKPGCYIMKDRNQHIIYIGKAKNLFNRVHSYFRSQHTGKTAQLVSEIADFEVIMTNTNKESLLLEINLIKKYKPHYNIMLKYGTMYPYLKITNEEDPQLIITSDVKKDGGKYFGPYPNVNAATSTRDLLQKTYPLRKCGKNEKRACFYYHLGQCIGCCDHEVTAQEYAQQIKRITRFLNGDVQTIKEDLQNKMVQASENMHYERAAEYRDQINYIEQTVEPQNVMSKQYNNRDVFAYYYNHGWISIQVFLLRQFSIIKRDSALFACYNDPAEELTSYIVQFYQEQNHTLPKEVLVPENIDTHLLSDALEISVVNPKRGDKRHMLDLATENAQLAHEQKFRLLEMNEKKTRGAVEELSAALNLPYLRRMESFDFSNISGVDNVCGMVVYEDGRPNKKAYRKFKIKSFQGANEYQATQEVIRRRYSRLLKEGKDLPDIVLMDGGSIEVNAARDVLVNELGLDDLPVAGMVKDDKHRTSHLIYGDDHAIVPLDPKSQAFHLVQRIQIEVDRYAKTFHRQVHHKNSFQSRLDSVKGVGPKTRRKVLSHFKTIKAIRQADLSEIQGLGIPEQVAESIHRLAWEGHKGSPYSDQDKSS; encoded by the coding sequence GTGGCCAACCAACTGATCGAGAACAAACTGAAATTAGTTCCTAAAAAACCAGGTTGCTACATTATGAAAGACCGCAACCAACACATTATCTATATTGGAAAAGCCAAGAATCTCTTTAACCGGGTTCATTCCTACTTCCGCAGTCAGCATACCGGAAAAACCGCCCAATTAGTATCAGAAATTGCTGACTTCGAAGTCATTATGACCAACACCAACAAAGAAAGTCTCTTGTTGGAAATTAATCTTATCAAAAAATACAAACCCCACTATAATATTATGCTCAAGTACGGGACCATGTATCCCTACCTGAAAATCACCAATGAAGAAGACCCCCAACTGATCATCACTTCTGACGTCAAAAAAGACGGTGGCAAGTACTTTGGCCCTTATCCCAATGTCAATGCCGCAACCAGTACCCGGGACCTGCTCCAAAAAACCTATCCCTTGAGAAAATGCGGTAAGAATGAAAAACGGGCCTGCTTCTACTACCATCTGGGCCAATGCATTGGCTGCTGTGACCACGAAGTAACAGCCCAAGAATATGCCCAACAGATTAAGCGGATTACCCGCTTTTTGAATGGTGACGTCCAAACCATTAAAGAGGACCTTCAGAATAAAATGGTCCAAGCCTCAGAAAACATGCACTATGAGCGGGCCGCTGAATACCGGGACCAAATTAACTATATTGAGCAAACCGTTGAACCGCAAAATGTCATGAGTAAGCAATACAATAACCGCGACGTCTTTGCCTATTACTACAACCATGGCTGGATCAGTATCCAAGTCTTTCTCCTGCGCCAGTTTTCCATTATCAAACGGGATTCGGCCCTCTTCGCCTGTTATAACGATCCCGCCGAGGAATTAACTTCCTATATTGTCCAGTTCTACCAAGAGCAAAACCACACCCTGCCTAAGGAAGTGTTGGTGCCGGAAAACATCGATACCCATCTCTTGAGTGATGCTCTCGAGATCTCCGTGGTCAACCCTAAACGCGGGGATAAACGCCATATGCTGGACCTGGCAACCGAAAACGCCCAATTGGCCCACGAACAAAAATTCCGCTTATTAGAAATGAATGAGAAGAAAACCCGGGGAGCTGTTGAGGAGCTTAGCGCTGCTTTAAATCTGCCCTATCTCAGACGGATGGAAAGCTTTGACTTTTCCAATATTTCTGGAGTGGATAATGTCTGTGGGATGGTGGTCTATGAAGACGGCCGCCCCAATAAGAAGGCCTATCGCAAGTTTAAGATCAAGTCCTTCCAGGGAGCCAATGAATACCAAGCTACTCAAGAAGTGATCCGTCGCCGCTATAGTCGACTCTTAAAAGAAGGCAAGGACTTACCTGATATTGTTCTCATGGATGGGGGCAGTATTGAGGTCAATGCCGCTCGGGATGTCTTGGTCAATGAACTGGGCCTCGATGACTTACCGGTTGCCGGCATGGTCAAAGATGACAAGCACCGGACCTCCCACTTAATCTATGGCGATGACCATGCCATTGTGCCCCTAGATCCCAAGTCCCAGGCCTTCCACCTGGTGCAAAGAATTCAAATCGAAGTCGACCGCTATGCCAAGACCTTTCACCGGCAAGTCCACCACAAGAATTCTTTCCAATCCCGTCTTGATAGTGTCAAGGGGGTGGGGCCGAAAACCCGGCGCAAGGTCCTCAGCCACTTTAAAACCATTAAGGCCATCCGCCAGGCTGATCTTAGTGAAATCCAAGGCCTGGGTATTCCTGAACAGGTCGCCGAGTCCATCCACCGGCTGGCTTGGGAAGGCCACAAGGGCTCGCCTTACTCAGACCAAGATAAGAGTTCTTAG